One window of the Methanocaldococcus vulcanius M7 genome contains the following:
- a CDS encoding type I restriction endonuclease subunit R codes for MKKVTAKLNEDYIVENAAIQRFKNLNYSYKHGSKLTPEYNERDSYRDVILKSRFIKAIKNINPWLTDELALKVYEIISRIDNPDFNMRGKIFYEMLINGVKLEFKENGEKKTRFVKLIDFENINKNEFLVANQFEVEYYYENGRFRRPDLVVFINGIPIAIFEFKSPKSNQTAKDAFNDHKTKMKDIPQLYQYAQILVVSDGLETKYGSPTSNWDRFFVWEGVESDNDVEVIEVDNYGNTMYKYKGNPYTSLDILLMGLFKKEHLIEYLEDFIIHDKKKIIATYYQFYTVKKAVNRTIKSILHGKTPEDRRIGIVWHAQGTGKSITMLFYAKKALKQKHLNYPLLVFLTDRLELDEQLYGIFSNVFSEAERAESIAELQKLIKTTPGGIIFATIQKFGRKSKDDSYPFLTDRNNIIIIADEAHRSHYGTLAQNLRKAIPNASFLAFTATPIDYKDRSTFLVFGDYISAYPIDKAKRHGVVVPIYYEARLVELHLTNEFIDLEFDEISEKVANDPETKESIKEVFAKLEKIMLTEDYLSKVSKDIVEHFNKRLQDFDGKAMVVTISRKVAVELYKWITKQPNAPKIAVVMSGNKSKDPEDFHPHIRTKKELENLAKEFKDPNSDLKMVIVVDMWLTGFDVPCLHTMYFLKPMKNHSLAQAIARVNRVFKDKPGGLIVDYIGIADDLSKSLSKYSSEARKDLMTDIKVVIEEMKRRYKKVASYFKNINYKDWKRLSSEDLSLLTVKAYQRVAKDDKTKKEFVRNVIALKKLYLLARPHPETVAIRDDLEFFEMIKKMIVKYSTKKIREVSQDLENDIQSLISKSISAKDPMDVFEMLKKEKPELSVLSDEFLSEIAKIEYKDYVRDVLIKILSDDIRVRMAKNPIRFKKFSERLNEVIEKYRIKVITTAEMIEELINLAKEIRKATEEGKKLGLIEEELAFYDLLLSYPNIPLTDKKRVEKIAKEIAKMMSGYIKTRDWKKKKNLQYKIRAKLKIILMKEGIKDYSFINKISEDLFEYAKNMSNVE; via the coding sequence ATGAAAAAAGTGACTGCAAAATTAAATGAAGATTACATTGTGGAAAATGCAGCGATACAAAGATTTAAAAATCTTAACTATTCCTATAAACATGGCTCAAAATTAACTCCAGAATATAACGAAAGGGACTCTTACAGAGATGTAATACTTAAAAGCCGATTTATAAAAGCTATAAAGAATATCAACCCATGGCTTACTGATGAATTGGCACTTAAAGTTTATGAAATTATAAGCAGAATAGATAACCCAGATTTTAATATGCGTGGAAAAATATTTTATGAAATGCTAATTAATGGAGTTAAATTAGAATTTAAAGAAAATGGAGAAAAGAAAACAAGATTTGTTAAATTGATTGACTTTGAAAATATAAATAAAAACGAATTTTTAGTGGCAAATCAATTTGAGGTTGAATACTATTATGAAAATGGGAGATTTAGAAGACCCGACTTAGTTGTATTTATAAATGGAATTCCTATTGCAATTTTTGAGTTTAAAAGCCCAAAGTCCAATCAAACAGCCAAAGATGCATTTAACGACCATAAAACAAAAATGAAAGATATTCCCCAATTATATCAATATGCCCAAATACTCGTTGTTAGCGACGGTTTAGAAACAAAATACGGATCTCCAACAAGTAATTGGGATAGATTCTTTGTTTGGGAAGGAGTAGAAAGTGATAACGACGTTGAAGTTATAGAAGTCGATAATTATGGAAATACAATGTATAAATATAAAGGAAACCCATACACAAGCTTAGACATACTTTTAATGGGTTTATTTAAAAAAGAACATCTCATCGAATACCTCGAGGACTTTATCATCCATGATAAGAAAAAGATTATAGCTACATATTATCAATTTTACACAGTTAAAAAAGCAGTAAATAGGACAATAAAATCTATACTTCATGGAAAAACTCCCGAAGATAGGAGAATCGGTATTGTATGGCATGCACAAGGGACTGGTAAATCCATAACAATGCTATTTTATGCCAAAAAAGCACTTAAACAGAAACACTTAAATTATCCTCTCTTAGTATTCCTCACAGATAGATTAGAGCTTGATGAACAACTATACGGCATTTTTTCAAATGTTTTTTCAGAGGCCGAAAGAGCTGAAAGTATAGCTGAGCTTCAAAAACTTATTAAAACAACACCTGGAGGAATAATCTTTGCTACAATACAAAAATTTGGTAGAAAGTCAAAAGATGATAGCTATCCATTCTTAACTGATAGAAACAACATAATTATAATTGCAGATGAGGCACATAGAAGCCATTATGGAACATTAGCTCAAAACCTTAGAAAAGCCATTCCTAATGCATCATTTTTAGCATTCACAGCCACTCCAATAGATTATAAAGACCGTTCAACATTCTTAGTATTTGGAGATTATATAAGTGCCTATCCAATCGATAAGGCAAAGAGACATGGAGTAGTTGTTCCAATTTATTATGAAGCCCGTCTTGTAGAATTGCATCTTACAAATGAATTCATCGATTTAGAGTTCGATGAAATCTCTGAAAAAGTAGCTAATGACCCAGAAACAAAAGAGAGCATAAAAGAAGTGTTCGCCAAACTTGAAAAAATCATGCTTACAGAGGATTATCTCTCCAAAGTTTCAAAGGATATTGTTGAGCATTTTAACAAACGTCTTCAAGATTTCGATGGAAAGGCGATGGTAGTTACTATTAGTAGAAAGGTGGCAGTAGAGTTATATAAATGGATTACTAAACAGCCAAATGCTCCAAAGATTGCCGTTGTAATGTCTGGGAATAAATCAAAAGACCCTGAAGATTTCCACCCACATATAAGAACAAAAAAGGAACTTGAAAACTTAGCCAAAGAATTCAAAGACCCTAACTCAGATTTAAAGATGGTTATAGTTGTCGATATGTGGCTTACTGGCTTTGATGTTCCCTGCCTACATACAATGTATTTCTTAAAACCGATGAAAAATCATTCATTAGCACAGGCAATAGCAAGGGTGAATAGAGTATTTAAAGATAAACCAGGAGGGCTTATTGTAGATTATATAGGAATTGCCGATGATTTATCTAAATCTCTTTCTAAATATTCAAGTGAGGCGAGAAAGGATTTAATGACTGACATTAAAGTAGTTATTGAAGAGATGAAACGTAGATATAAAAAGGTAGCATCATACTTTAAAAATATTAATTACAAAGATTGGAAAAGGTTATCTTCAGAGGATTTATCCCTACTTACAGTGAAAGCTTATCAAAGGGTAGCAAAAGATGACAAAACTAAAAAAGAATTTGTTAGGAATGTTATAGCATTAAAAAAGCTTTATTTGCTTGCTCGACCTCATCCTGAAACAGTAGCCATTAGAGATGATTTAGAATTCTTTGAAATGATAAAAAAGATGATTGTTAAGTATTCTACTAAAAAAATCCGTGAGGTATCTCAAGACCTTGAAAATGACATACAAAGTTTAATATCTAAAAGTATTAGTGCTAAAGATCCGATGGATGTCTTTGAAATGCTAAAAAAAGAAAAACCTGAACTTTCCGTTTTATCTGATGAATTTTTATCTGAGATTGCTAAAATAGAATACAAGGACTATGTAAGAGATGTTCTTATCAAAATTTTAAGTGATGATATAAGAGTTCGTATGGCAAAGAATCCAATAAGATTCAAAAAGTTCTCAGAAAGATTAAATGAAGTTATAGAGAAATACCGTATAAAGGTAATAACCACTGCCGAAATGATTGAAGAACTTATTAATTTAGCCAAAGAAATTAGAAAAGCTACAGAAGAAGGTAAAAAATTAGGTCTAATTGAAGAGGAGTTGGCATTTTATGATCTTTTACTCTCATATCCAAATATCCCACTAACGGATAAAAAAAGAGTGGAAAAAATTGCAAAAGAAATTGCAAAAATGATGTCTGGTTATATTAAGACACGTGATTGGAAAAAGAAGAAAAACCTCCAATATAAAATAAGAGCCAAACTTAAAATCATTCTAATGAAGGAAGGGATAAAAGATTATTCATTTATAAATAAGATTTCAGAGGATTTATTTGAATATGCAAAAAATATGAGTAATGTAGAATAG
- a CDS encoding HepT-like ribonuclease domain-containing protein produces the protein MRDILIHKYFGVDLGLTWEVVKKDIPKLKEEILKIIGRVR, from the coding sequence ATGAGAGATATTCTAATTCACAAATATTTTGGAGTAGATTTAGGATTAACTTGGGAAGTTGTTAAAAAGGATATTCCTAAATTAAAAGAGGAAATTTTAAAGATAATTGGAAGAGTTAGATAA
- a CDS encoding HepT-like ribonuclease domain-containing protein: MKKDVKIFLNHILESIELIEEYIKDKTEDDFFTSKFLQDAVIRRLEIIGEAIKNLPIEFRENITTSHGKNLLG; this comes from the coding sequence ATGAAAAAAGATGTAAAAATTTTCCTAAATCATATTTTAGAAAGTATTGAACTTATTGAGGAATACATTAAAGATAAAACCGAAGATGATTTCTTTACATCTAAATTTTTACAAGATGCAGTTATTAGAAGATTAGAAATTATAGGAGAAGCGATTAAAAACTTACCTATAGAATTTAGAGAAAATATAACCACATCCCATGGAAAGAATTTGCTGGGATGA
- a CDS encoding nucleotidyltransferase family protein produces MNINEIKRKITPILLKHGVKKASIFGSYARGEQKETSDIDILVEFGEGKSLLDLVRLKYELEEVLGKEVDVLTYNSIHPLLKERILNEAVDIL; encoded by the coding sequence ATGAATATCAATGAAATTAAAAGAAAAATCACCCCAATTTTATTAAAACATGGTGTTAAGAAGGCATCAATATTTGGTAGTTATGCAAGAGGAGAGCAGAAAGAAACATCAGATATAGATATTTTAGTTGAATTTGGAGAGGGGAAGAGCTTATTAGATTTGGTTAGATTAAAATATGAACTTGAGGAAGTTTTAGGAAAAGAGGTTGATGTATTAACCTACAACTCCATACATCCACTTTTAAAAGAGAGAATTTTAAATGAAGCGGTGGATATATTATGA
- a CDS encoding type II toxin-antitoxin system VapC family toxin — MIKVVLDTSVIVKSILLPRKSLPKDIYDREIKTHNKCKQLIKFLNNEGINVYLPKVALVEVASVLKRHGYPKIALQVIESLSNSYNFVSENEIFEHSIDIALKTGASGFDCYFIATSSMLNAILITDDEKMNKHANSIGLKSILIIEKEFKEIERILKND, encoded by the coding sequence ATGATTAAAGTTGTGTTAGATACAAGTGTAATAGTAAAAAGCATATTACTCCCAAGAAAATCCCTCCCAAAAGATATTTACGATAGGGAAATTAAAACCCATAATAAATGCAAGCAATTAATAAAATTTCTTAACAATGAAGGGATTAATGTATATTTACCAAAAGTAGCTTTGGTGGAGGTAGCAAGTGTTTTAAAAAGACACGGTTATCCAAAAATAGCACTTCAAGTTATTGAATCATTATCAAACTCTTATAATTTCGTTTCTGAAAATGAGATATTTGAGCATAGCATAGATATTGCCCTAAAGACTGGAGCCTCTGGATTTGATTGTTATTTTATTGCTACAAGTTCAATGCTAAATGCCATTTTAATAACCGACGATGAAAAAATGAATAAACATGCTAATTCAATCGGATTAAAATCAATACTCATTATAGAAAAAGAATTCAAAGAGATAGAGAGAATATTAAAGAACGATTAA
- a CDS encoding antitoxin family protein → MPKVVEAIYEDGILKLTKPINLPKNKKILICIEEKSFAELINEIELEAKEDVDKTLEEVRRKKYD, encoded by the coding sequence ATGCCTAAAGTTGTTGAAGCAATTTATGAAGATGGTATATTAAAGCTTACAAAACCAATAAATCTACCAAAAAACAAAAAAATCCTTATATGCATTGAGGAAAAGAGCTTTGCTGAATTAATTAATGAGATTGAGCTTGAGGCAAAAGAAGATGTGGATAAAACACTTGAGGAAGTTAGGAGGAAGAAGTATGATTAA
- a CDS encoding restriction endonuclease subunit S, with product MVKFRWETEFKETEIGKIPKDWNVKRLGDLCVITSSKRIYLREYTSEGIPFYRAKEIISLSQGEQVKNCLYISNEKYEEIKAKYGVPKEGDLLLTAIGTIGYVYMVKQNDKFYFKDGNVLWLKDFKNLYQKYLYFLLPVILKHQEIYIGSSQKALTIKDLKEVEIPYPPPEEQQKIATVLSYFDDLIENKKKQNETLEKIALELFKNWFIDFEPFKDEEFVYNEELDKEIPKGWEVKRLGEIAELIKGVSYKSSEISKEPEENIFITLNNFLRGGGFKTEYIYYKGTKAKETQKIKEGDLIIALTDMTAEAKVVGAPAIVILPNNCEFGIISLDCAKIDLKDEFLKYYLYLYLKYSQEENSTFANGVNVLHLKVELFKNSKFILIPPQPILQKFHSLVQPLFEKIINNQKQIMVLKKIRDALLPKLVFGELRVEEL from the coding sequence ATGGTTAAATTTAGATGGGAAACAGAATTTAAAGAAACAGAGATTGGAAAAATTCCTAAGGATTGGAATGTTAAGAGATTAGGTGATTTATGTGTCATTACATCAAGTAAGCGGATATATCTTAGGGAATATACCTCTGAAGGAATTCCATTTTATAGGGCAAAGGAAATTATTTCATTATCTCAAGGAGAACAAGTTAAAAATTGTCTTTATATTTCAAATGAAAAATATGAAGAGATAAAAGCAAAATATGGCGTTCCTAAAGAAGGTGATTTATTGCTGACAGCTATTGGAACAATTGGGTATGTATATATGGTTAAACAAAATGATAAATTTTATTTTAAAGATGGTAACGTATTGTGGTTAAAAGATTTTAAAAATTTGTATCAGAAATATTTATATTTTTTACTACCAGTAATATTAAAACATCAAGAGATTTATATCGGGTCTAGTCAAAAAGCATTAACAATAAAAGACCTAAAAGAAGTTGAAATTCCATATCCACCACCAGAAGAACAACAAAAAATAGCAACTGTTTTATCATATTTTGATGATTTAATTGAGAATAAGAAAAAACAAAATGAAACTTTAGAAAAAATAGCTTTAGAATTATTTAAAAATTGGTTTATAGATTTTGAGCCGTTTAAAGATGAAGAGTTTGTTTATAATGAAGAGTTGGACAAAGAGATTCCGAAAGGTTGGGAAGTTAAGAGATTAGGAGAAATTGCAGAATTAATAAAAGGTGTCTCCTACAAATCGTCAGAAATCAGCAAAGAACCAGAAGAGAATATTTTCATAACATTAAACAATTTTTTAAGAGGAGGAGGTTTTAAAACTGAATATATTTATTATAAAGGAACAAAAGCAAAAGAAACGCAAAAAATAAAAGAAGGGGACTTGATTATTGCCCTAACAGACATGACAGCAGAAGCAAAAGTTGTCGGAGCTCCAGCAATTGTTATATTGCCAAATAATTGTGAATTTGGTATAATCTCATTAGATTGTGCAAAAATTGACTTAAAAGATGAATTTTTAAAATATTATTTGTATTTGTATTTAAAATACTCACAAGAAGAAAACTCAACCTTTGCAAATGGTGTTAATGTATTACATTTGAAGGTAGAATTGTTTAAAAATAGCAAATTTATCCTAATTCCACCACAACCAATACTGCAAAAATTCCATTCATTAGTTCAACCTTTATTCGAAAAAATTATAAACAATCAAAAACAAATTATGGTTTTGAAGAAAATTAGAGATGCTTTATTACCAAAATTGGTATTTGGAGAGTTGAGAGTTGAAGAATTATAA
- a CDS encoding class I SAM-dependent DNA methyltransferase has protein sequence MPTLDKFLNIKNNENKKTKMKERKKKSSKSNKTSEQLVSHDHFELTPEFENQLWKVADKLRKKMEVHQYKYVVLGLIFLRALTCRFYERRKEIEDELSNPNSELYTEDPELRKMILEDKDFYLSEGVLYLPKETRWDYFVENVMSPNIGEIIDTAIEILEEKYPDRLKNVIPKIYAQSPLDNHDYAYLINKFSEISFGKEYKVKDVFGRIYEYFLGKFTEVEGKLGGKFYTPRSLTKLIVDVLDIKGGTIFDPACGSGGFFVSALEKLEGEGIDINELSIYGQDSDPMAYRLTKMNLIIRGAEGDIRIGDSYHDDKFMNMVFDYVVANPPFNDSEWDSNRIKPDDPRLRIGNKKVPVPPNNNANYMWILHFIYHTKSNGKAGFVMANGALSAGNVEGEIRKAIIENDLVYGIVACPPKLFYNVSLPVSLWFIRKEKPDYMKGKVLFINAKNLYKQISRRQNILTEEHINKIVDKFKMLESGENEEKINELGFAKVATIDEIAKNGYVLTPGRYVGVKIEDDGIPFEVKMKEYSEELRGLLDEEEKLREKVKEVLDALGF, from the coding sequence ATGCCAACACTTGATAAATTTTTAAATATTAAAAATAATGAAAATAAAAAAACTAAAATGAAAGAACGTAAGAAAAAATCGTCTAAATCTAACAAAACATCTGAACAATTGGTATCACATGACCATTTTGAACTTACACCAGAGTTTGAAAATCAGTTATGGAAAGTGGCAGATAAGCTTAGAAAGAAGATGGAAGTTCATCAGTATAAGTATGTTGTTTTGGGGCTTATATTTTTGAGGGCTTTAACGTGTAGATTTTATGAGAGGAGAAAAGAGATTGAAGATGAGTTATCTAATCCAAATAGTGAGTTATACACTGAAGACCCAGAACTTAGAAAAATGATTCTCGAAGATAAAGATTTCTATCTCTCTGAAGGAGTTCTTTATCTTCCTAAGGAAACAAGATGGGATTATTTTGTAGAAAATGTAATGAGTCCAAATATTGGAGAAATTATTGATACAGCCATAGAGATTTTGGAGGAGAAATATCCTGATAGGTTAAAAAATGTAATCCCAAAAATCTATGCACAATCTCCCCTTGATAATCACGATTATGCATACCTCATAAATAAATTTTCAGAAATAAGTTTTGGAAAAGAATATAAAGTTAAAGATGTGTTTGGTAGAATTTATGAATATTTCTTAGGAAAATTTACAGAAGTTGAAGGAAAGCTTGGAGGAAAGTTTTATACTCCAAGGTCTTTAACAAAACTTATTGTGGATGTGTTAGATATTAAAGGAGGGACAATATTTGACCCAGCTTGTGGTAGCGGTGGATTTTTTGTCTCAGCACTTGAAAAATTGGAGGGGGAGGGAATAGATATAAATGAGTTATCAATTTATGGGCAGGACTCTGACCCAATGGCTTATCGACTTACAAAAATGAACCTCATTATTAGAGGGGCTGAAGGAGATATTCGTATTGGAGATTCGTATCATGATGATAAATTCATGAATATGGTTTTTGATTATGTAGTTGCTAACCCTCCATTTAATGATAGTGAATGGGATTCAAATAGAATAAAACCAGACGACCCAAGGTTAAGGATTGGAAATAAAAAAGTTCCAGTGCCTCCAAATAACAATGCAAACTATATGTGGATATTGCACTTTATATATCATACCAAATCTAATGGAAAAGCTGGCTTTGTTATGGCAAATGGTGCATTGTCTGCTGGAAATGTAGAGGGGGAGATAAGGAAGGCAATAATAGAGAACGACCTTGTGTATGGAATTGTTGCCTGCCCTCCAAAGTTGTTTTATAATGTAAGTTTGCCAGTTTCTCTATGGTTTATAAGGAAGGAGAAGCCAGATTATATGAAAGGAAAGGTTTTGTTTATCAATGCAAAGAATCTATATAAGCAGATTTCAAGAAGGCAGAATATTTTAACTGAAGAGCATATAAACAAGATTGTTGACAAGTTTAAAATGCTCGAAAGTGGAGAAAATGAAGAGAAGATAAATGAACTTGGTTTTGCTAAGGTTGCTACTATTGATGAGATTGCTAAAAATGGATATGTTTTAACGCCTGGAAGATATGTTGGGGTTAAGATTGAAGATGATGGGATTCCTTTTGAAGTTAAGATGAAGGAGTATTCAGAAGAGTTGAGGGGATTGTTAGATGAGGAGGAGAAGTTGAGGGAGAAGGTTAAAGAGGTTTTAGATGCTTTAGGATTTTAA
- a CDS encoding Rossmann-like domain-containing protein produces MIIEKIKERALNLLSREEEDFKVIDFSFALPYSYVLIENNGKKALGVAMTLLEEYKGHGTKKNVNINKNLEDLINKVDSFDIVERTLGLAAINAVSQYYFNVEANGKDASTLILNRNDIKNIAFIGNMIPLVRILRNNKYNIYVFERNSSLFNENTLSDTFEYRLLPEMDAVFISGTSLLNDTLDFILERSKNAKLKVLVGATSQLLPDLIKGSGITHIASTKVIDVDKALLYLKFASSSMLFKGASKKYTIEVK; encoded by the coding sequence ATGATAATAGAAAAGATAAAAGAGAGGGCTTTAAACCTATTAAGTAGGGAAGAAGAGGATTTTAAGGTTATTGATTTTTCATTTGCTTTACCTTATAGTTATGTATTAATTGAAAATAATGGTAAAAAAGCTTTGGGAGTGGCAATGACATTATTGGAAGAATATAAAGGACATGGAACCAAAAAGAATGTAAATATAAATAAGAATTTGGAAGATCTTATAAACAAGGTAGATAGTTTTGATATTGTTGAAAGAACTCTTGGATTAGCAGCAATAAATGCAGTGTCTCAATATTATTTCAATGTTGAAGCAAATGGAAAAGATGCCTCTACGCTGATTCTAAATAGAAATGATATTAAAAACATTGCATTCATTGGAAATATGATCCCACTTGTTAGGATATTAAGGAATAATAAATATAACATTTATGTTTTTGAAAGAAATTCTTCTCTTTTCAATGAAAATACTTTGAGTGATACGTTTGAATATCGCCTATTACCTGAGATGGATGCAGTGTTTATAAGTGGAACATCGCTATTAAATGACACGCTGGATTTTATCTTAGAACGGTCTAAAAATGCTAAATTGAAGGTTTTAGTCGGGGCAACTTCTCAACTTTTACCAGATCTTATTAAAGGATCTGGCATAACCCACATCGCTTCAACAAAGGTTATAGATGTTGATAAAGCTCTCCTATATTTAAAATTTGCCTCTTCATCAATGCTATTTAAAGGAGCTTCAAAGAAATACACGATAGAGGTAAAATAA
- a CDS encoding flavodoxin family protein, whose protein sequence is MKYLVLYKSIHHKNTEKIAKAIAKELNADIHDIDKVNPDIIKNYDIVGFGSGIYFGKHHKSIFRFVDKIDKVDKKAFIFSTAGFPFLKAIFHKELKNKLKNKGFEIIGDFSCKGYHTYSIFKLFGGLNKNHPNGYDIKKAKDFAKNILKSF, encoded by the coding sequence ATGAAATATTTAGTTCTCTATAAATCCATTCATCATAAAAATACTGAAAAGATAGCTAAGGCAATAGCAAAGGAGTTAAATGCAGATATTCATGATATTGACAAAGTAAACCCTGATATTATTAAAAATTATGATATTGTTGGTTTTGGTTCTGGAATTTATTTTGGAAAACATCATAAATCAATATTTAGGTTTGTTGATAAAATTGATAAAGTAGATAAAAAAGCGTTCATTTTCTCCACAGCAGGTTTTCCCTTTTTAAAAGCAATATTTCATAAAGAACTTAAAAATAAACTTAAAAATAAAGGGTTTGAAATCATCGGGGACTTTTCTTGCAAGGGGTATCACACATACAGTATCTTTAAATTGTTTGGTGGTTTAAATAAAAATCATCCAAATGGATATGATATTAAAAAAGCGAAAGATTTTGCAAAAAATATCTTAAAATCTTTTTAA
- the fbp gene encoding fructose-1,6-bisphosphate aldolase/phosphatase → MENNKITVSVIKADVGGLCGHTLAPDELLEVCEAVLEEAVDEVILDYYVTRCGDDIDLIMTHKLGCDNEKVHGLAWRAFEEATKVAKELKLYGAGQDLLSDSFSGNVRGMGPGCAEMEFVERKSEPIVVFCCDKTDPTAFNYPLYKMFADPFNTAGLVFDPSMISGFKFEVHDVVGHKKVFLETPEEVYMLLALIGDYEKYAIKRVYRRKDNEIAAVVSTEKLNYIAGEYVGKDDPVAIVRAQSGFPAVGEVLEPFANPHFVPGWMRGSHWGPLMPVGEEDATPTRFDGPARIIALGFQVCDGMLIGPNDLFADKGFDKAREKALEMADIMRRMGPFQPHRLPATMMEYTTVPKVLKALEDRFIPLEGLELIEEGGITRKDRGDVE, encoded by the coding sequence ATGGAAAATAACAAAATAACTGTTAGTGTTATAAAAGCAGATGTCGGTGGCTTGTGTGGACATACATTAGCTCCAGATGAATTATTAGAGGTTTGTGAAGCAGTTTTAGAGGAGGCAGTTGATGAAGTTATATTGGACTATTACGTTACAAGATGTGGAGATGATATTGATTTAATAATGACCCATAAATTGGGTTGCGATAACGAAAAAGTCCACGGTTTGGCTTGGAGAGCTTTTGAAGAGGCAACAAAAGTTGCAAAAGAGCTAAAATTATATGGAGCAGGTCAAGATCTATTATCTGATAGTTTCTCAGGAAATGTTAGAGGAATGGGTCCTGGATGTGCAGAGATGGAATTTGTAGAAAGAAAAAGTGAGCCAATAGTTGTTTTCTGTTGTGATAAAACAGATCCTACTGCTTTTAATTATCCGCTCTATAAGATGTTTGCAGATCCATTTAACACTGCTGGTTTAGTTTTCGATCCATCAATGATCTCAGGATTTAAGTTTGAGGTTCATGATGTAGTTGGGCATAAGAAGGTATTTTTAGAGACACCAGAAGAGGTTTATATGCTTTTAGCACTAATCGGAGATTATGAGAAGTATGCAATTAAAAGAGTTTATAGGAGAAAAGATAACGAAATAGCTGCTGTTGTCAGCACAGAAAAATTAAACTACATAGCTGGAGAGTATGTTGGTAAAGATGATCCTGTGGCAATAGTTAGGGCTCAAAGTGGATTCCCAGCAGTCGGAGAGGTCTTAGAACCATTTGCTAACCCACACTTTGTTCCCGGATGGATGAGAGGTAGCCACTGGGGACCATTAATGCCAGTTGGAGAAGAGGATGCAACACCTACGAGATTCGATGGGCCAGCAAGAATTATTGCTCTTGGCTTCCAAGTTTGTGATGGAATGTTAATCGGTCCTAATGATTTGTTTGCAGATAAGGGCTTTGACAAGGCAAGAGAAAAGGCATTGGAGATGGCAGACATAATGAGAAGAATGGGTCCATTCCAACCACATAGATTGCCAGCAACAATGATGGAGTATACGACAGTTCCAAAGGTGTTAAAGGCATTAGAAGATAGATTTATTCCATTGGAGGGATTGGAGTTGATTGAAGAAGGAGGAATCACAAGAAAAGATAGAGGAGATGTGGAATAA